A genome region from Clupea harengus chromosome 7, Ch_v2.0.2, whole genome shotgun sequence includes the following:
- the nudt18 gene encoding 8-oxo-dGDP phosphatase NUDT18 → MVIMGSVAFNFEQNVEKILNGEGMEVTEIDSAPEQIKPVALKKTVCYIVSAVIFNSKKEVLMVQEAKQGCYGSWYLPAGRMEVGESIEEAMKREVLEEAGLECQPITLILVQEQGPQWVRFAFLAEVTGGTLKTKAQADAESLQACWWDRESPLPLRGQDILSLIESGLRYREKPWFPAVLPLDLPCPVVCQRVVLTFAAGIYVWLLVSNGPEGSNAVSSGGSSSSGSTSIEEKERGKKKSEVDMTDAHLPVALSTKTHTAMWAAQRLVQECMPSCYYELDVNTHGLLGVQHNGRVPGKTDGLCFNTLVSLTLERRGGGPPMELGGEPADPPPVEHGQYRWHKVDNSCLRDTILRRIRQGTTLPVVSLY, encoded by the exons ATGGTCATTATGGGGTCCGTCGCATTCAACTTTGAACAGAATGTGGAGAAGATTCTTAACGGCGAAGGGATGGAGGTCACGGAAATCGATTCAGCTCCCGAACAAATAAAACCTGTGGCTTTGAAGAAAACGGTTTGCTACATTGTCAGCGCAGTGATCTTCAATTCAAAG AAGGAAGTATTGATGGTCCAGGAAGCTAAGCAGGGGTGCTATGGCAGCTGGTATTTGCCAGCTGGGCGTATGGAGGTGGGCGAGAGCATCGAGGAGGCGATGAAACGGGAGGTGCTAGAGGAGGCAGGCCTGGAGTGCCAGCCAATCACGCTCATCCTGGTGCAGGAGCAGGGTCCTCAGTGGGTCCGCTTCGCCTTCCTGGCCGAGGTCACAG GAGGTACTTTGAAGACTAAGGCCCAAGCAGATGCTGAGTCTCTGCAGGCGTGTTGGTGGGACAGGGAGTCCCCTCTTCCTCTGCGTGGCCAGGACATCCTGTCTCTGATTGAATCGGGGCTGCGCTACCGGGAGAAGCCCTGGTTTCCGGCCGTGCTGCCTCTCGACCTGCCCTGCCCCGTGGTGTGCCAGCGTGTGGTGCTCACCTTCGCTGCGGGCATCTACGTATGGCTCCTGGTGAGCAACGGCCCAGAGGGATCAAACGCAGTGAGCAgcggaggcagcagcagcagcggcagcacaAGCattgaggagaaggagaggggcaaGAAAAAGAGCGAGGTGGATATGACGGACGCTCACCTCCCGGTGGCGCTGTCCACCAAGACCCACACGGCGATGTGGGCGGCCCAGCGGCTGGTGCAGGAGTGCATGCCGTCGTGCTACTACGAGCTGGACGTCAACACGCACGGCCTGCTGGGAGTGCAGCACAACGGCCGCGTGCCGGGCAAAACAGACGGCCTGTGCTTTAACACGCTGGTGTCGCTGACGCTGGAGCGTCGCGGCGGGGGCCCGCCCATGGAGTTGGGGGGCGAGCCGGCCGATCCTCCACCCGTGGAGCATGGGCAGTACCGCTGGCACAAAGTGGACAACTCTTGCCTGAGAGATACCATCCTGCGCCGGATACGGCAGGGCACCACGCTGCCTGTGGTTAGCTTGTACTGA
- the fhip2b gene encoding FHF complex subunit HOOK interacting protein 2B produces the protein MDMLSKLTNLFQQALETREPLVNLLDSFVDHWKGITNYYIETTDEYRPVKQTDIPWRLKQMLDILVYEEQQQQVEDTGPCLEYLLQHKLLETLCTLGKAQYPPGMSRQVLLFFSKFLTLIQKPLLHIINVYRPVQKLIRLCGLPNAQTEKEEALFLFTVCSRVNKDPYVLNYILEVNTAPTSKSSSSSSSDEPAAAAGVGFNEGSPMTPDLSGPQATSGLIQVLLHLSQSQSPSPQSRVRQRALESVRLLAALPGEDSGALLAAGSPLCELLAQRLCELYSLIPSTLDPADVQGSPLTQWREQFTQTSEEERPSFPGSDHLTVFLCWLDYCQELLTHAPKTLSVKLAKEIHRQWLSGLLQPQLLQMSEAGILLHTALLSCSVRHTHSAPLLAELVPFLLGSATHPERPAETNTDTHATLRYKLIQHCDHISDEISIATLRLFEELLQKPDRSILGNLMLRNLAQHGYATPTAAGCTGDERHVAGVDALDESDELEEDPFFSDSEFGADEPLLSLPKRQEEPHPSTHTQVSETVNSFLCLVPQEAKSSHQVQGAGYDTYVHDAHKMFKDYTALSLDFGWPATATDGPSPGSEFYEGHFLQVLFDRIARILEQPYELNLQVTSVLSKLAAFPHPHLHEYLLDPYISLTPGARSLFSTLVRVIGELMQRIQHIPEFTEKLVHVRRQLMGLEDESMMDHVVLLRGVIVLEEFCKELAAIAFVKLPMEEQ, from the exons ATGAATACCGTCCAGTCAAGCAAACAGACATCCCTTGGAGGTTGAAGCAGATGCTGGATATCTTGGTCtatgaggagcagcagcagcaagttGAGGACACTGGCCCGTGTTTGGAGTATCTGCTGCAGCACAAGCTACTGGAGACGCTCTGTACCTTGGGCAAAGCACAG TACCCTCCGGGCATGAGTCGGCAGGTGCTGCTCTTCTTCTCCAAATTCCTCACCCTGATCCAGAAGCCTCTGCTCCACATCATTAACGTCTACCGGCCAGTTCAG AAGCTGATCCGTCTCTGTGGACTACCAAAtgcacagacagagaaggaggaggcccTTTTCTTGTTTACGGTTTGCTCCAGAGTGAACAAAGACCCATATGTGCTCAACTACATCTTAGAG GTAAATACAGCCCCCACGTCCaagtccagctccagctcttCCTCTGAtgagcctgctgctgctgcaggggtGGGATTCAATGAGGGATCCCctatgacccctgacctctctgGCCCTCAAGCCACCTCTGGGCTAATCCAAGTCCTCCTGCACCTCAGTCAAAGccag tctccctctccgCAGAGCCGTGTCAGGCAGAGGGCTCTGGAGAGTGTGCGGCTGCTGGCTGCCCTGCCTGGGGAGGACAGTGGGGCTCTGCTGGCTGCtggctcccccctgtgtgagcTGCTGGCTCAGAGGCTCTGTGAGCTCTACTCCCTTATCCCCTCCACACTGGACCCCGCGGACGTGCAGggctctcctctcacacagtggag GGAGCAGTTCACCCAGACTAGTGAGGAAGAGAGGCCGTCTTTCCCTGGCAGTGACCACCTGACTGTCTTCCTCTGCTGGCTGGACTACTGCCAGGAGCTTCTCACCCATGCACCAAAG ACTCTATCCGTGAAGTTGGCCAAAGAGATTCACCGTCAGTGGCTTTCAGGACTCCTGCAGCCTCAGCTACTACAGAT gTCCGAGGCAGGGATCCTGCTGCACACAGCCCTGCTCTCCTGTTCTGtgcggcacacacactctgctccactGCTAGCGGAGCTGGTACCATTCTTGCTGGGCAGTGCCACACACCCAGAGCGGCCCGCAGAaacaaacacggacacacacgccaCCCTGCGCTACAAGCTCATCCAGCACTGTGACCACATATCAGATGAG ATCAGTATAGCAACGCTGCGTTTGTTTGAGGAGCTCCTGCAGAAACCCGACCGGAGCATTCTGGGGAATTTGATGCTGCGGAACCTTGCCCAGCATGGCTACGCCACACCCACTGCAGCCGGCTGCACTGGAGATGAGCGACACGTAGCCGGTGTGGACGCACTGGATGAGTCTGA tgagctTGAGGAGGATCCCTTCTTCTCAGACAGTGAGTTTGGCGCCGATGAGCCTCTGCTCAGTCTGCCCAAGCGGCAGGAGGAGCCccatccctccacacacacacaggtgtccgAGACCGTCAACAG TTTCCTGTGTTTGGTTCCCCAAGAGGCCAAGTCCTCTCATCAAGTACAGGGAGCCGGATATGACACATACGTCCATGATGCACACAAGATG TTCAAAGACTACACAGCATTGTCTCTGGACTTTGGCTGGCCAGCCACTGCCACAGACGGCCCCTCGCCCGGTTCAGAGTTCTACGAGGGACACTTCCTCCAAGTGCTGTTTGACAGAATCGCCAGAATACTTGAACAG ccCTATGAGCTGAATCTGCAGGTGACCTCAGTGTTGTCCAAGTTAGCCGCGTTTCCCCATCCTCACCTTCATGAGTACCTGCTGGATCCCTACATCAGCCTGACCCCAGGAGCACgctccctcttctccactctgGTCAGG GTAATTGGGGAGCTGATGCAGAGGATCCAGCACATCCCTGAATTCACAGAAAAACTGGTCCACGTGAGGAGACAGCTGATGGGCCTTGAGGACGAGAGCAT GATGGACCACGTGGTGCTGCTGAGGGGCGTGATTGTTCTGGAGGAGTTCTGTAAGGAGCTGGCAGCCATCGCTTTTGTCAAACTTCCCATGGAAGAGCAGTGA